From Magnolia sinica isolate HGM2019 chromosome 13, MsV1, whole genome shotgun sequence, one genomic window encodes:
- the LOC131224072 gene encoding non-specific lipid transfer protein GPI-anchored 14-like → MAKYSLVVVCLVMAAALSKATIEQDEQDCADQLQNLASCIPYVSGSAKKPTQQCCDDTVKVRSKKPKCLCVLIKESADPSMALPVNTTLALQMPSACNIDAKVSDCPAILKLPPDSPDAKIFKDANTDSTTTSGSSSSSSSTSPSSSTSPSSSSSSSSSDSKASPNSNEGEKMDIVGSAAFSLLVATIAWVLV, encoded by the exons atggcgaaATACAGCTTAGTTGTGGTGTGTCTTGTAATGGCAGCAGCTCTTTCAAAAGCAACGATAGAACAAGACGAGCAGGACTGCGCAGACCAGCTACAGAACCTGGCGTCTTGCATTCCATACGTGAGCGGTAGCGCGAAGAAGCCAACGCAGCAATGCTGCGACGACACCGTGAAAGTTCGAAGCAAGAAGCCCAAATGCCTGTGTGTCCTCATAAAGGAGAGCGCCGATCCGTCCATGGCCCTCCCTGTCAACACCACATTAGCTTTACAGATGCCCTCCGCCTGCAACATCGACGCCAAAGTCTCCGACTGCCCCG CGATTCTGAAGCTTCCACCAGACTCACCTGATGCGAAGATATTCAAGGATGCGAATACAGATTCAACTACAACAAGTGGGTCGTCATCATCGTCTTCGTCAACATCACCTTCTTCATCAacctcaccttcttcttcttcttcttcttcgagtTCGGATTCGAAGGCGAGTCCAAACAGCAATGAGGGAGAGAAAATGGATATTGTAGGGAGTGCAGCTTTCTCTCTTTTGGTGGCTACGATAGCATGGGTGTTGGTGTGA